The window TTAAGGGGATGAAGGAGGGTGAGATGCAGATGGGATAACTCTACTCGGTGCTTGTGTGGAGAAAGTTAAGGGGATGAAGGAGGGTGAGATACAGATGGGATAACTCTACTCGGTGCTTGTGTGGAGAAAGTTAAGGGGATGAAGGAGGGTGAGATGCAGATGGGATAACTCTACTCGGTGCTTGTGTGGAGAAAGTTAAGGGGATGAAGGAGGGTGAGATACAGATGGGATAACTCTACTCGATGCAGTCTTAAGGGTGCTTGTGTGGAGAAAGTTAAGGGGATGAAGGAGGGTTCGATGCAGATGCATTTTATATTCTTATATAGTATATATTataaatcattaattaattaatatcATTAGTTGTATAATTAAAATGTCCATAAGCTCGATATTATCAATTATAAATCAGTCACAAAAAGCTTTACAAAAAGAGCTAGCCAACCTAAACAGTCACCCAAACAGCCAATCGTCAAAGCAATCAACCAAACAAGcgacctccaccccccccccccctagacaCCACCCATACCCCTTcaatccccctcccccttccttgCTTCCCCAGCCTACCAACGGTTAGTCCTGAATTTTTGATTTAAAACTGTTTGAGTTTAAACTTGACGTGCACCTGGTGGTACGCACAATTTAACAACGTGTATAAGCGAAatggaaggggggggagggggggtggtgaaTAAACCATTGTTCAAACCAAAAGTGTGCCTTCATCTATAAAACCGCTGTGAGCAGACAGGTGGCTTTGAAATCAATTCCTAACACATTACTCATCGTTCGTGTCCATtgctccgtcgcgatataaccttgaacggtggaaaatgacgttaaacaccaaataaagaaagaaagaaagaaagtgtccATTACTGAATCTGTAAAACTATTCAAATCACTTTGATGATCGTATGATATACATGGTTACAAGTACGTATCGCACTTACCGTACTGTAGCTATATAAACCGACAAAATaaaatgaggatgaaagtcgcttgttcctttcaatgcttgttattctctcaggtgccaggaggcTGCTtgcgcataactctcacttactcttttgTTGCTCATTTTGTATACATCTACAGCGCTTACGCCCCTTCTTTCCCAAATATTTATACCGAAAAAATGTGtgagacaaaaagagaaaagcTTTTAACTATTGACGTAGAGAGTCACCCATCGTAGATTTGTATCGTGCTGGGCCCAATTAACTATTGACGTAGAGAGTCACCCATCGTAGATTTGTATCGTGCTGGGCCCAATTAACAAATGAATAAATATGTGCACAGCCGGTATCAGTAcgagttttaaaaatgtttgaGCATTAGCCTACAGAACACTATGAACCACAGATGGGCCACCTAGCTGGTACCAAACACTGACTGGCTGATTTCATGTGTCACGTGGAACAATTCGCCGTGCGATATATATCTGTAGAACCCTCTGATTATCCGGATGATCTTTTCAGTCCATTTAATGCGAGTGGAGAGGTCGGCATTTAAAGTGTTAACCAATAGCGTTTAAAGGGAGATATCGTTATGATATCTTGTCATCAGTATCATCACTGTTTTCTGTTGTAGCATTAGCCATGGCAATTCTGTCTGGATGGATGAACAACACAGAATATCTCTTGTTTGTTTGCCCCAACCACTGAGAGTCATTAATCCTTTTATTGTATTTAGTTAGTGTCCGTCCCAAATTCGTTGTCTACCCTCCTCTGTCCGACCCAAATCCGaaccgtttaaaaaaaaatgatttcaGAACTTTCGCCCgcgttgtgttgttgttgttgttgttgttgttgttgtttgttgtttgttgtttgttgtttgtttgttgttgttggaatgGCAACGACAGCTAAAGTTTAAATACATTTTTGTATCTAAACAAATagaaataataaataaatacataaataaataaataaaaaacattACAAATCACCCTCGTAGCCCGTAGGATCTTAAACGTGCGTAAACCATCCTTTTCTCTTtgcaataaaaacaaacaacgtCCAGACCTCCTCTCCCAAGTTTGTCACTTTACTTTTGAAGGATGCACCTCTTCTCCTGAAGCTTGACAATCTTCCATAATACTTCCTTTATCTCGAGAGGATGGGAGGAGTTGGAGGATGATTGATGCTCAAAACCAACCAGTCAGACTGTGAGATACTTAAGTAGTGCAATAACTGATTGGATGTGGCCATGATGAAAGCAAGGGCAAACATTTTCATAATGTCTGCGGACCATTCGATTGACACCTGTTTATTCTGAACGAGGCCtgctggaagagagagagagagagagagagagagagagagagagagagagagagagagagagagagagagagagagagagagtgaggggggtgtgtgtgtgtgcgtgtgtgtatgagagagagagagagtgagggggtgtgtgtgtgtgtgtgtgtgtgtgtgcgtgtgtgtatgagagagagagagagagagagagagagagagagagagagagagatagggcaAAAaatagtgaaagagagagatcaagtgaaagagtgacagacagacaaaacaaagagacacaacaacaggcagacaaaaagacagactgGCCAAAGTGATGGGGAAATGTGGGTGGAGGTGGGTGAGTGActggtttgagagagagagagagagagagagagagagagagagagagagagaaacaaaatagCTGGGGAGTgaaaaagggggaggggtgtgcCACAGTGGACGACGACGACGCTGAAGCCCCGCCAAACATCCATTAAACCATCACAGTGATTTCAACTCAACTCAAGCGAGATGGTCGCCAACATGGATCAATAATTTCCACCACTGCCCACAGCCTGACGCGTACTAATGCGCGCATTATAAAGCAGGGCGGAGCCTCAAAACAGACTATAACATTATTCACCAGTTGAAAGGTATAAATCTCCCTGAAAATGTTCAGGGTACTAATTTTGTCACGCGTTTTGCAGACTGAATAAAAATCTGtttgaaaataaaagaatcTGTTTAAAACCTTGTGCTGTTTAATACCAACTTCCGTTTTCCATAAGGAATATGAAGGAATTTTTGGGATCCGTTTTCGGACATTGATTTTTACAACTGACTTTAGTAGGTCTATTTTTAATCAGATCCGTAAGAGTTTTGCCGTAAAATCATTTTGATTTTGACAAATTCTGCTGTCACTGTCTATAAGATTCGGTACAGTTGTTTGAGGACTTTTGGTCAAAATGACCTTATGAGATTAAAATCTTCATACTTTCGTCTTTTATGGACCTTTGTGAGTTTATGATACGTATTTCTCTCTGGTTGCTCCGGCTGAATAGTCTATAAACACAAATTTGTTCTTAATACCGTGTGACCAATCTTTTTTAAAGTGACTGTACGTGACATTCCTGCCAAAATGGAGTTATCTGACGCAAAGCATGAAACTGGAAATGTTGCCGAAGACAATCAAAAGAGCGAATCAGAAACAACCACCGTCAGACAGACCAGCAGAAACTCACCACCATCGACAAAACTCTCCTTCTCCATACGAGACATCATTGGAGAAGACAACTCTTCTCGCAAGCCAGCTCTGCCAGATTCATCGCAGGACGACAAATCGGATTCAGAAACCGACGACGGGGTTATCGCACATGATCGCCATGACACAGAACAATCTACAAGCGTTTCAGAATCTCATGGGAGTAGGTCTATGATTCCGTTAATTCATACACCAATGTTTTCGAGCGTTCCTGCGTATCCGTTTCAAGGAGTATTGTCTCCCTTCGCGGAGAGCAGACCTCAGGGAGGTCACTCTGCGTACCATTCCGGTATGGGGCCATCTCAAGGTTGGATGTACCACGATCTTATTCAAAGGAACCTTTGGCTTGAAGGTGCGTGGACATAGTTTTATGTTCTCCCAATACTGAATATATTGAGATCTTATAGTATCACATACAATTTCTGTTCACATGAAATGTATTGTAGTTGCAAGGTCCTTTTCAATGCTCATTTGTAACATCCTTTTCAATGTACATTTGTAACGTCCTTTTCGGCAGATCAATAACTTTTCCTAACTATACACGgaatcagcgtgttattattattttctgtactttaactggcatttttgtcagtgaccacttatttttacgtttttaacgtaaaaagaacatcttttggagttaagtctcgagggaggtggcgtgatattacataaacaggcgtctgaaacttatacttttgttgattctatctatttgtatgactgcgagagtggatcgtggtgtggttagttagttagaagtaactaaccgttcataatcaccttattgtgatattgaaacgtgacaatgTACGATTTAGTGTCCTTTTCAATGTTACCCTct of the Littorina saxatilis isolate snail1 linkage group LG14, US_GU_Lsax_2.0, whole genome shotgun sequence genome contains:
- the LOC138947046 gene encoding NK1 transcription factor-related protein 1-like, coding for MELSDAKHETGNVAEDNQKSESETTTVRQTSRNSPPSTKLSFSIRDIIGEDNSSRKPALPDSSQDDKSDSETDDGVIAHDRHDTEQSTSVSESHGSRSMIPLIHTPMFSSVPAYPFQGVLSPFAESRPQGGHSAYHSGMGPSQGWMYHDLIQRNLWLEAQRCNGRRQRRLPVDRKPRQAYSSDQLEKLEAEFKKDRYLSVCKRVDLSKELSLTETQIKTWFQNRRTKWKKQLAMKLRREGFSAASAWPHLSIIPPGHAYMMPPIPSLFPFDRHVLHS